The DNA window GTGACCGATCACTGCCTTGGTTTCCGGCTTTGTATGGTACAGAATTAAGATGCAGTTGAGGTTCGTTGCCCTGGCGAGGGGCAGTAACGGATTTCAGCTCAGGACTGCCGTCTTCCTTGTCGCGATTGGACCGGCTGCGATTCAAAATGCCAAAAGGCTTAGATCTGCCTTTCCTCACTGAAGAGTGTGGTGAAGCAGCCTCGTAGTCGCCAGCTGATGATAACGACAAGTCGCTTCGTAAAGGATCGGCAGAGTTAGGTTTATGAAGAGTGTGATCGGGGTACGCGGAATCGGATTTCTCTACACGGTGTCAGTAGTTAGCCATGACTTCAATATGTGTGCTATGGCTAAAGGATAATAGATCGTCCCAACCCCAGGCTTGGCTCCTTGCTCACGTACCTCCTTGTCTCGGTCGATTAGTTCCGTCACTACCCCTCGACGTTACCTGTGCTCTCGTCTCTGTATGTTTGCGACGGTGGGCATAGGGCTGAGATTGGTTGGAAGGCTTGGATTGTTTGTTAAAGTTGAAGAAACCGTTCTTGgaactcttcttctgtcCACCCGAGGTAGGTGGCCGAGGTTGGGACTGTGGCGGAGTTGCAGTTGTCGCGGGCGGGTCGGGGAGTCGCTCTTCTAACGTAGATGAGATGGAAGGGTAAGTCGAAGGGTCCTCGCGCGTATGTCGTAAGAGTGGCCGTGAAGTGGACTCTTCTCTGCTGCTCCGTTCGGTCGATGCTGCGGATGTCGATGGTCGTTGTGCAGTCGTGGgcgctgatgatgatgctggtGTAGACGATGAGGGCGACGATTCTCCTTCTATGGTTGCAGCTGCCAATGCTGCAGTCGTGTGTGATaagttcttgttcttttgctTTCCAGCCTGGCTCCTCAAGGGTGAGAATCGACTGTGGAAAGGAGAGGAGCGGGGAGAACGGGGCGATTTGGACTCGACTGGCGATGCACCCGGGGAAACGGTTTCAGCAGTCAGCGGGCTGTCTTTGTTGCGTATAGCAGCGTCGGGATCGgattgggcttgggcttgagTTTGGGGCAAAGACTGAGACGAAAGTGCCAGCGGCTGTGGTGCCGCCTTACGACCCATTTCGAATTCTGCCTATTCACGGCGCAGTCTCAGTCTCAGTCGCAATCGCAGTCGCGGAGGCAAAGGCACTGTAGACGCGGGCCCTGCTTCGCAAGCTCCCACTGCCACGGTGGGCGAAACGGGAGGGGGTCCAAACAGCGGGCCAGGGggagggagggagggagTGGTCTGctgtggatggatggatggatgttgTGTTTTGCTCTGAGCCGATCTTGTTGCGGGTCGCAGGATCAGAGGTGACGGGAAATCCAGCCTGAAAGGGCAGGCTTGGAAGAAGGAGTAAAAGAAGTCACAAACAGACAGTTTAACAGTGTAGCAAGGAATGGAGTCGGGAAATTTGATAATCGGAGGCTCGCTGGAGCAGTAGAGAAAGAGGTGGGCGCGTTGACGTTCCGTTCGCAGTGTTGGCGTTGGTACTGTACCGGTGCTGGTATGgttggtaggtaggtatggaCTGTATTACAGGTAACGGAGCCGTTGAGGTACCAGTGCCAGGGGTACCCGACACTCAATGCATGGGGTAACTTATTAAGGTAGAGAGACCAGGTCCAGTTGACGGATATAGAACAAAGCAAAAATTTATAGGGTGGAAGAAGAATGAAGCTCAGTTCAACATGCCGTCTTCGAAATACCTGATAAAGGAAAAGTCTCGTGGCCTCGAATCGGCCGCCTtgcctactacctacctatcccCGCTGTGCTCTGCGCTGTACATCATGGTGCGGTGTGGTGCTGTGCGTGCTATGCAGTGCGGTGCAGTCCATGTTGACCTGGCTAGAGGCTCCAGTTATGATCCGTATGATCatattaggtaggtaggtagtccaTAATATTAGTAGTTAACAACACTGCAGTCATGGAATCAGTCAATGCCCGATGGTAGGGCCATTCTCGTAGGCAACAGAAAATATGGCCTTCAAGTTTGAAGtgcaaaaataaacagcccaATAGTCTGGTCGAAATAGCCGGAAACTAGCTTATAGTACTTTCGTCTCTCAATCTTCCGGCTGCCAACGTTTCTGATACCTTGAGGCCAATGCTAATGCCGGTGATATGTGCCAAAATTTCCGAAACCAAACCCCCAAAGGCCCAGAGCAAATCAGAGCTGGCTACACAACAGTCGGTGGCCCCGAAAGTTGTTCCCAATTGACTGGATAGCAGTTTATGCTGCTGACCGCTTTCTGTTGATGCCACACATGCGATGCGGCGGGCGGGGCGCCTCTATTCACAGGTTAAGCTACCTACTAACATACAGTGTTGTCAAGTGTCAGAGTAGACttagctacctacctacctatccaCTAACATGGCAGGTCAATGTGCTAATATTCGCCAGTGCGCAGCTGATGATGTCTCAGGGCTTGGAAATATCCCAAAGAAGCAAGGGACAGGATGTGGAACGTTGCACGAAAGATCAGGAACAAGGGACGAACAAAGACAAATTCTTGGCGCTCCTTGACTAGGGGTTCAATTGTGAGGGGAATTCGGCAGTGGTGGCATCCAATCTCCAAACCCACCTACCTATCTGTGCCCGATGATGGATGTTCTGGCAGATTCTGATccaggcacaggcacaggcacgACACCTTAACTTAGTAGATTAGTACCTACCCAGGTACCTGTCGGTGGACCTACTGATGTACGTAGTTGTTTATGGATGGGTGCTAATGTTAGTAGCACGGGTGACTTTCCACTACTGGTCAACTCCAGTCCAACCAAAGCCATTGAATACTATTTGAATCGGGCGTTGCGCGTCTCGGGTTACGTACGTGGGCTTACTTACATACAAACAGCCCGTAAATATGTAAGTATCATGTCGGCGTATGAGGCTGAAACCAGCTACTactacacacacacacacacacacacaaaaGTGATAAAACTGGCTCTCGAGGAAACGGAAACCCGATTCGATGGCCCTCGATTCCAGTCTACCGTACGGATACCGCGATGAGTCCGTCCTGACAACCCAACCACAACCCAATTTGCAGGCTAGAGAAACTGTGGATGCAGACAATATCTTCCTTGGCATGTACTATTACCAATGTAAACAATACGGAACGTTGAGTCGATTCTGCCCCGCTGCAGCAAATTGGCAGATTGGGCGTCAACAAAGGGGGTTACTGTCCTTCATCAGCGTGCCTTGTAAACTTAGATTCGTTCCTTCATTTTCATCCTACGAAAAAGGCCAGGTTTTGCAGTGGCTGGGTGGCTATAGGATTCGTGTACCTGAATGCTAAGAAATAGTAAGGAACCTCGATATGAAACTAGGTTGAGAGAACCCATGCATCTTTAATCTACTCGATACCAGACGGTTGAGTCTCGAACGGaagaataaaattatttatcgGCCATACGTCCCTGTTTACTCTATAATTACTAAGACGAGGTATGATATCCATATGAACAAGTATCGCAGCAACATGACCCTAAGTCAAAAATATGTCGCTCTTTTGGAGCTCAAATCCAATGCCTGAATGACCAACATGAGTGGCGTTTAGATTGCCCCTTGTCGAGGGGCCATACCATGTAAGTGTAAGCTCTAACTACTGTCTGCTTAATGTCAAATTTCGATTAATACCACGATGGTTAGTAGCGGCTTTCTCTTGCGAGATGAGTCTGGTGAGGCCTCAGCAGCTATATCAAGTTTTGCAGAATACATACGAGGCCTTATGATGGAATCAACCACAATTATAACACTGTTTATTGCGCGTCCTCATCTATGCATCATTCAACTGTTCCATAAAAAGTTTGATACCCAACGCCAGCCATCGACCGGATGCTTCCGAATATGAAATCACGTAGCCAAGACTTGACAAGCATCCAACCCTTGTAAGGATCCCCCTGCCACTCAGGAGCATAGGGACTTGCGTGTTGAGATGAAACGTAGTGCAATGGATCAATATTCGTCTCATGTGTTGCCAATGATATCATCCTTTGCTGCTTCAGCCTTATCCGAGCATACAATCGAGATAGCTTTCAGAACCATCTTACTAAGCTCTTGTCCTGTCACAAAGTCCACTTCGATAGAATATTAGATTTTCGATCTGACACGTTATAGAATAGCATAGTAATTCATCATCTCGAAAAGTGCACGTGGGCCGTGTATGCCATATATACGTATATGTATCTCTTGAATAAAATGCGGGATCAACTGCCACTGGCTCCTATTCCAATGTCGAACACAAGTTCACAAACTCAACAATTTCCTTGTTGAACTTTTTCGGTTCTTCATAAAACAACCAATGTCCAGACTCAAATACTGATGACCGTGCAAGGCCTGGTTTCGATGTTTCCACCCGCTTCACAGTCTCGAGCATCCCCTCAAGTGGGAAGCAGCTTGATCGTCTACCAGCCATAACTAAGGTGGGAACTGTGATCATTTCGATAGCTTCGCGGTGATCGTAACGAGTATGATCTGCCAGCAGTCGCGCCAACCAGCTTTGGTCGCAACGAGCACTGATCTCTGTGAAAAAGGTTTCGTCCTTCGCCTGTTGCTCTGCTGAGACCATGTCCTCGTCTCTGGGGGCGTGTCGATAACCTAAACATCCCAATGCCAGATCCAGATGCGCCGCCTTGGAATCGTGGATCCAACTGTACTGTGCCGATTGCATCGTCTTTTCGTCGTAGCATCCGGTATGTGCCTTGGTGTGATCCCACTCATCAAACGCCAACCGATCTTGTAGGGGTGCCTGATCAACAAATACGAGTCCAGCAAAATCGCTACATCCAAACAATTCAACGTATGTCCAGAGGACTGCAGCACCAATGGAGCATCCGACAGGAACGAGGCTGACGTCGGGCGCTGACTTGCGAATGTGTGCGACAAGGCCAGCAAGATCAACTGCCAGTCGAGCAACGTGATATCCTCCGCGAGTTCGGTCAGAATCCCCATGACCACGCATATCAGGGGCTACGACCCAGTGATTCTCACTCAGAGACGTGAAATTGCGGACAAAGTAGTCGCTAGAACCGCTGAAACCATGCATGAGCAATACACATTTCTTAGGTGCCGCCTCCACTGTATCAGTCAGTGGTATAGACGTCTTAAAGACAATCTTGCAGCCATCATTAGTGATGAAAGACTCCTGTTGCATGTTTCCTGTTCGGCCTGTCGCTTCTCTCCTTTGTTTGGTTCTCAACGTGTAGGTGATATTGAAGGAGGGATATCTGAGTTACTTGTGTGGAGTGTTCCACCTCGAGACTTAAAACTAGTGCTGGGTAAATATCAGCGTGTAATCACTTATAATTTCGATGATCTCCAAATTATTACAATTATAAATCTATGCCCCAATTAATATAATCATATACCAGTGTTTATGCTACATACTAAAACTACTGATCTTTATACGGTAATAGTACtgatcatcatcttggcTGGTGAACCCCATTCTAACATCAACAACTCTAAactataaaagaaaaataaaggCTCCAATACTTCTCTCATATCCTTTGTGTATATGGTATTATTCTCAAAATCCAACGTCCACCTAGATTCTGTAGACAAAGCATCACATCACTCGTTATTGTTAAAACATTGTGCATGTGTTGGGTGCTCAAGGGTAGGCACTGGTTCCCGTTGGTTTGGCCAGGCAACAAACGACGCTTACGTAAAGACCCGCTTGTAAAAAAATCTCTATGTCAACCCCAACTCTTTCATCAATTTCAGTTTATCTTCTGACAACATGGCCCAAGCCGGAACAGACTGCGAAGTGCCGGAGCTCATTGTCGACGCTCATGTGAAGTACGTCCAAAGCTTGGATACGAGGAAAGATGAGCTGGACTACTGGCTTACCGAGCACCTGCGACTCAACGGCCTGTATTGGGGATTAAATGCTCTCTATCTGCTTCGTCGGCCGGATGCTCTTCCACGACAAGATGTCATCGATTTTATTCTCTCCTGTCAGCATGAAAACGGTGGATTTGGTGCAGCGCCAGGTCACGACGCCCATATGCTTTCCACAGTAAGTGCTGTGCAGATCCTCGCCATGACGGATGCTTTCGACCAGCTGGAAaccaaaggcaaaggcaaaggcaaagaacAGGTCGGCAAGTGTAGGTGTCTTTTAAGGGTCCGCAGTGCTTTCGATGCACCAACTGACTACATACAGTCATAGCAGGGCTGCAGAACCAGGAAACCGGCACCTTTGCTGGAGATGAATGGGGCGAAGAGGATACCCGCTTCCTGTACGGTGCTTTCAATGCCCTGTCACTGCTCGACCTCTTGTCTCTGATAGACGTTGATGGAGCTGTCTCTCACATCACTGCCTGTGCCAACTTTGATGGTGGTTATGGAACTGGTCCCGGTGCGGAGTCGCATTCAGGCCAAATCTTCACCTGTGTCGCAGCGCTTGCAATTGTCGGGCGCCTGGATCTTGTGGACAAAGAGAAACTCGGCCGATGGCTGAGCGAGAGACAAGTCCCTTGCGGCGGCCTTAACGGTCGACCTGAAAAAGACGAGGATGTTTGCTACAGCTGGTGGGTGTTGAGTAGCCTTGCCATAATTGAGCGTACCCACTGGATCGATCGCGATGCATTGATCGCCTTCATTCTGAAATGTCAAGACACTCAGATGGGTGGTATTTCCGATCGACCTGGCAACATGGTCGATGTTTGGCATACCCAGTTCGGTTTGTGCGGCTTGAGCCTTTTGGGCTATCCGGATCTCGAGGCAGTCGATCCAGTGTATTGCATGCCAAAGACCATAACAAAGAGACTTCTTGGTTAATTGTTACAATTTTACATGTGGTGCCTTCTTATCGCTTTTCGCAATGGTGTTAGCCACCAACCACCCTCTGACCATTCTTAGCACATGCTTACGACATTGTTCAGTGATAGCACGTGTATATGGTTGAGGGAAGAGGAAACTGTTGGTTTTTTCAGGGACATCGCTTGTTACCCCGTGGTGTTAGTCCCGTGAAGTCCTTCAGACATTTATATCTCACATACCTACGCATGACACTCATCGATGGGTGTATTATGGCAACAGGAATCAACACTGGACTGTTACATAGATAGTCATTCATTATACTCAATAAATGCTATTTTGACAAGCATACCACTATTAATTCATTTGGTATCCATCAATCCGTTGGTGCATTCTTTTGTTCTCAAGAGGTTCAAACGTCGTCCCCTTTCCCAGCTACAAACGCGCATTCTCACACAGAAGACCAAACCCAGCCAGGTACGTGGTTAATTGGGCCCTTGGTTTAAaccgaaaaaaaaagaagaagaagaagaagaagagaaacatAACTACGACTGGCAGAAGCATAATTTATCGTTTGTTATTACACACGATGTATCATCTCCTGCACTATCCGCACCTTGCTGCAGCGCAACGCGCACCTCCTTTAAAGTAGGCACCTGTTTTTCAATACAAGCTTGAACTGAGATAATACCTACCTCTTATACTTTTACGACAATTCTTATCATTATTTTGTTGTTTCAATAACAAGAACCGGTATCGAAGGAATGTACTTGCCTGCCGAAGTATGCTGTCCTGAGGCCCCTGAGGTTGTCGGTGGTGCCTGCCTGATCCTGCTGGTTCCTTCCTCCTGGACGTCAGGTCTGGTACGCAGCCCCTCTTTCTTCCCTCATTTTTCTGATCTACCCCAGACTTTGGGTCTTTCCATCCATCTTGAATTCCTCTCCACCTCTGACGAAATTGTTCAAGGATATCATCCTATCCGCATCCAGCGACTGTTCCTTCTACGAACATCCTTTTAGTTTCTCCACGACAACTCCTGCAGCCCTTCGTCAGGTCAAAGTGACCTGCATCGTCAAACCTGGTGCCTCGCGTTCCATGACGAAGCATATTGGAGGAATTGGTAGCCATTCAGCTGCTTCGGGCGCTCCTCCTTCTGTGGTAAG is part of the Fusarium poae strain DAOMC 252244 chromosome 4, whole genome shotgun sequence genome and encodes:
- a CDS encoding hypothetical protein (MEROPS:MER0036054), which produces MQQESFITNDGCKIVFKTSIPLTDTVEAAPKKCVLLMHGFSGSSDYFVRNFTSLSENHWVVAPDMRGHGDSDRTRGGYHVARLAVDLAGLVAHIRKSAPDVSLVPVGCSIGAAVLWTYVELFGCSDFAGLVFVDQAPLQDRLAFDEWDHTKAHTGCYDEKTMQSAQYSWIHDSKAAHLDLALGCLGYRHAPRDEDMVSAEQQAKDETFFTEISARCDQSWLARLLADHTRYDHREAIEMITVPTLVMAGRRSSCFPLEGMLETVKRVETSKPGLARSSVFESGHWLFYEEPKKFNKEIVEFVNLCSTLE
- a CDS encoding hypothetical protein (BUSCO:33243at5125); protein product: MAQAGTDCEVPELIVDAHVKYVQSLDTRKDELDYWLTEHLRLNGLYWGLNALYLLRRPDALPRQDVIDFILSCQHENGGFGAAPGHDAHMLSTVSAVQILAMTDAFDQLETKGKGKGKEQVGKFIAGLQNQETGTFAGDEWGEEDTRFLYGAFNALSLLDLLSLIDVDGAVSHITACANFDGGYGTGPGAESHSGQIFTCVAALAIVGRLDLVDKEKLGRWLSERQVPCGGLNGRPEKDEDVCYSWWVLSSLAIIERTHWIDRDALIAFILKCQDTQMGGISDRPGNMVDVWHTQFGLCGLSLLGYPDLEAVDPVTGIEGMYLPAEVCCPEAPEVVGGACLILLVPSSWTSGLVRSPSFFPHFSDLPQTLGLSIHLEFLSTSDEIVQGYHPIRIQRLFLLRTSF